The DNA window TACCGCGGCATGGCGGGCTGAAACGGATATCGAGCACAGCGTGGAGATGGATTTTTCCGTCGTCCGGCGTCAGGTCCAGCTAGCCGAACGTGGCAAGTTCCACGCCGCTTTTTTCGCTGACGGTCTGGTCGTCGGAATGGGGCCGGCGGACGTCAGTCTGGACGCCTTGAGCCGCACGACGGCAGGTTCCAAATGGGAGCCGTTGACACTGCTATCGGCGCTCGCTGCCTGCACGAAGCAGATCGGCCTGCTCGGTACCGCAAGCACCAGCTACTCCCAGCCCTATAACATAGCCCGTATGTTCGCGTCGCTCGATCATATATCCGGCGGTCGGGCCGGCTGGAACGTGGTCACGTCGGCTCATCCCAAGGTCGGACTCAATTTCGGCGATGAGGCGCTCATGCCCCACGACGAGCGCTACGCCCTTGGGGAGGAGTATTTCGACGTCGTAACCGGACTATGGGATAGCTGGGAAGATGATGCCTTTCTGCGAGACAAGGTGAGCGGACGCTATTTTGACCCAGCGAAGCTTCATGCTCTCAATCATCGCGGCAAATATCTGTCGTCGGCGGGTCCCCTCAACATCGCCCGACCCCTTCAAGGGCATCCCGTCATCGCGCAGGCAGGTTCTTCGGCGCCGGGCCGCGCCTTTGCCGCGCGCCACGCTGACGTCATCTACACGATGCAGGCAGAGATAGCGCAAGCCAGCGCATTCTATAGCGACGTCAAGAATCAGGCTGCCGCCGCCGGGCGGAATCCCGATCATGTGAAAATCCTGCCTGCGGTCATTTTCTCCGTCGGGCACAGCATGGTTCATGCCGAAGACAAGCTCGCCAAGCTCGACGCGCTGGTCGATCCGGTTGTCGGGATGGAATTGCTAGGCGCGGTCCTGAAGATGGATCTCACGCCATTTCCGCTCGACGGGCCACTGCCTGAGGTGCCCGTCGATCAAAGCGGATCGAGAACGACCCAGCAATATTTCGTCGACATCGCCCGCCGGGACAAGCTCACGATCCGTCAGTTGATTCAGGTCATGGCACGTGTGTCCAGCATAGCCGGCACCGCGACCAGCATCGCTGACCGGATCGAAGAATGGATGGAGGCGGGCGCCGCAGATGGTTTTAATATCCAATTCGCCAATGACGAGGATTCACTTCCCATCTTTGTCGAAGAGGTCATTCCCGAATTACAGCGGCGCGGTCTTTTCCATAACGAGTATCGCGGCAAGACCCTGCGCGAAAATCTTGGCCTGCCGAGACCGTCAAACCGCTTCGTGTCGAAAGCAGATGGCGCTTCGGTGATGCAATTGGCGCCCGCGGATAACTGATGCCGATGCGTCGCTCACAAGAATTCAAACATTCAGGTGAATTGAGGATCATTGATGCCGATCACATATAGCTGTGGGCCAAAGGACGGTCCGGTGCTTGTAACGGGAGCGACCGGCTACGTCGCGGGCTGGGTCGTCAAAATGCTGCTCGATGCAGGCATTACAGTTCACGCCACGGTGCGTGACCCGCTGGATGTCCGCAAGGTCGGTCATTTGCAAGCCATGGCAGATGCGGCGCCGGGAACGATCAGGCTGTTCAAGGCAGATTTACTTGAGCCGGGAAGCCACCGAGATGCGATGCAGGGTTGTCGCATTGTGATGCATACGGCCTCGCCGTTTCTCGCCCCATCACGAATTTCCGATCCCCAGCGCGACGTGGTCGATCCTGCGCTCAAGGGAACCCGCGATATCCTTGAAACCGCAAATCGCGTAGCGAGTGTGGAACGCATCGTGGTCACGGGCTCGATCATCGCGATCGCGGACCCCCAATCCACCCGTGACAATGCGCGGACAGAAGCCGACTGGAACGAGTCCGCGACCCTCGAAACGGGGGCTTATGCGCTGTCCAAAGTTCTGGCCGAGCGTGAGGCATGGAAGATCGCAGCCGAGCAAAATCGCTGGAAGCTGGTGGTTATCAATCCGGGGTTCGTCGTTGGACCGGGCGTTTCGGCGTCGCAAACCTCCGCCTCGTTCGATTATTTTCGGGCTCTCGTCGACGGCACATACAAGGATGGCGTGCCGAGCTTTGACGTAGGAACCGTCGATGTGCGCGACGTTGCCGACGCCCATATGCGTGCCGCCTTCATTTCGGAGGCCGAGGGACGTCATATCGTCTTCAACGAGATTTTGAGCCTGAATGAAAAGGTCAGGATTTTGAAGGCGGAACTCGGAGAGGAAAAGTACAGCTTTCCTCCAGACACGCCGTGGGACCCGCAGGTCCGCCATATGAAGCTCGATAACAGCAAGTCCAAAACCGCGCTGGGGATGACATACAGATCCCTGGAGCCGGCTCTTGTCGGGATGTTTCAGCAGGCCGTCGAATACGAACGATAGAATCGGCGCAGGTCCGGAAAGCATCGGTAGGGGAGCGTGGACGAATGACGAATGTAATTTCTTCTCGCTTCCGACCGACGGCGACCCAGGGCGGACCGGTGGGCGAACCTTCCGCCACCTCCTCCGGCATCGCCTCCGAGGAAGCAAATGAGAGCCTGGTCCGGCTGCTTGTTCAAGAATGGCGAGAAGGGTGGCGGCCGGGATTTGCAGCCATTCTTGGTTGCGCCTTGGGTTACACGTTGTGGCTGGTGCTCTCCAGCTTCTTTGTCGAGGCCTTGCAGAAGGAATTCGGCTGGTCGCGCGGCGACATCGCGTTCGCCAATTCAGCAGGTATCGTGACCGGTTTTGCCGCGCCCCTCCTAGGCCGCATCGTCGATCGCCTTGGTGCTAAGACCGTCGTCATCGCGGGTCTGGCGACAAGCGCTTTATGTTACATTCTGCTGGCTTTGATGAACGGGTCGCTGACCTATTACTACGCCGTCTATTTCCTGCTGACGGTTGCGGGCATGTCCACAACCGGGATCACCTATGCCCGGATCATCGTCGGCACTTTCACCGCAACCCGCGGCACCTCGCTTGCGATGTTGCGCGTCGGCGTTGCCCTTTCCCATGCAGTGATGCCGTTGTTATTGTTCCCGGTGATCGCACGCTTCGGTTCCGCGGGCGGCTTCTTCATGTTTGCTGCGATCAACGGTCTTATCATGCTGCCCGTCGTCCTCCTTTGTGTGCCGCGAAACCTTTCTCCGGTCGGCCCCGCCCGCGAGTTGGAAGCAGGCGATCGGCCAACACGGTGGCAGCTTCTCATGCGCAGGCCGAAAATCTTCGTCATTTCACTGGCCGCGATGCTCCACACGGCGCCTGTCATGGCGATTATGACCCAGTTGAAACCGATTGGCGTTTCATTGGGGCTGGAGCCTGCAGCCGCCGCCGGGGCGCTTTCGGCACTTGGCGTGGCTGCCATTATCGGTGCTCTCGTCGCGGGCTTGTTCGTCGATCGTGTCTGGGCGCCTGCCATCGCCTTCCTGCTCTGCTGCCTGGTTCCGGCGGGCGGGTGCATCATGCTCGCGACGCTGGGCGACGGCATTTCCGGCCCCTCCTTCTACCTCGCCGTGATCCTGATCGGTATCGGCATGGGCGGAGAAAGTGACGTATTGAGCTACATGGTCGCCCGCTATTTTGGCGTGCAGGACTTCGCAACGATCGCGGGGATAGCCGCTCTTGCCGTTACGGTGGGAATTGCCGCAGGGGCCGCTCTGATAGGGCGCGCCTATGACGTCTTCGGCAATTATCAGGTTTCGTTAATCGCAGCGGCAGTCAGTCTGACACTTGCGGGGGCGGCCTATCTTATGATGGGGAGATATCCCAAGGCCGGTGCTTCGGGGCTCTGAGGGACACGAGTCACTGCGATGGCTCCCCAGCCACGCTTGCCACCCTTTTTTGTTCGGACCTCCACCAGGACAGCGTTCCAGGTGCGCGCTGCTTCAAATCCTGTTCTGCCCAACGTGCGGCTTCCAACGCGCGTTGCTCAGAAGTTCCGGCAGCCAAAAGCAGCATACGCGAGACTTCGCGGATATAGGTCGCGCGACCCCGCTTCTTTGCCTGAAGTTGTTCGGCTCCGCGCACCAGCGCACCGATATGAAGATCGACCGCCGCATCCACATCGACCAAGCGGAAATCGCCCCTTTTTCTTCCCTCGACGAGGTGCCCGCGAATAGCTGCCACAAAGTCGGACCGCTTCGAGAAATCTTCGCTCTGAGCGATAATTTTCCCCCAGCTTGGCTCCATCATCGCACGGGTCAGGACCAGTTGGGGGCCGACCGCTGTGTGCAACACCGGGTCGGTTATATGCTCATACATCGTTCTGAATATGTGAACGGCCTCGTCCGCCAACTCATGCCCTAAGGTCGCAATCGCCTTTTGAAGCGAGTCAAAATGGGCGTAAAATGTACCCCGCGAAACACCTGCCGTATTGAGGACATCTTCAATGATCGCCGCCTGTGGGCCACGCTCTGCACAGACCGCCATAGTCGCTTCGAGCAGCTTCGCGCGCATCCGCTCGCGCTTCCTCGCGGCCGACCGGACGCGAAAATCCTCGCCTTCGGTGTTTGCCTTGAGCTTCGTACCGCCCATAAATACTCCCAGTGCGGTAAAGCCTCTCGCATGACGGATGCGCGACAGCAATAGTCCGCACGCTTTACCCGGACAGTCAGATGATTTCGCGCGCTACGTACTGTGTTGCTTGATCTGCATGACACCGCAAACCCGAACCTCTGCAATGCGAAAGCTACGACAATTCGAGTATAAGCTTTCCCGTGACCAGGCCGACGGTCTTGTTGCCGCACGAGCGAAAGTTCAGACCGTCTCGCCGGCCAGCAGCTTCGGGAGCTTGCCGGACTGGCCGCGCGCCGCCGCCATGAAGCGGTTCTTGAGCGGGGCGGTGCGCTGCACGGCGGCGAGGCCCGCGCGGCGGATGAGGGAGGGAAGCCTGCCCGGAACGTCGAACAGGCGGACGAGGCCGTCCATCGCGACGCTGGTGGTGAGGGCGTCGAGGCCGCGCCAGCGCTGATAGCGGGCGAGGAGCTGCGCGTCGCCGGGGTCGAGGCCGAGGCGCATGCCTTCGACCAGCACTTCCACCAGCGCGGCGACATCGCGGAAGCCGAGGTTCAGACCCTGCCCGGCGATGGGGTGGATCGCATGGGCGCTGTCGCCCACGAGCGCGAGGCGGGTGTCGGTGATGCGCGCGGCGTGGTGGAAACCGAGCGGGTAGGAGGATCGCGGCCCGGCGAGGCGGATGTCGCCGAGGAAGCTGCCGATCCGCTTCTGCGCTTCGGCGAGCCAGGCGCGTTCGGAAAGCTTGAGCATCGCGGGCGCCCGATCGGTCGGCACGGTCCAGACCACGGCGGAGCGGGTGCCCGGCTGCATCGGCAGCAGCGCAAAGGGGCCGCCGACATAGAAGATCTCATAAGCGGTGTTGGCGTGCGGGATTTCATGGTCGATGGCTGTGACCATGGCGGTATGCCTATACTGCCAGCGGGTCGTGCGGATGCCGGCGGCTTCGCGCGTGGGGCTGTTGCGGCCTTCGGCGGCGACGAGCAGCGCGCAATGGAGCGTCGCCCCGCTCGCCAGCGTCAGGGTGACGTCATCGGCGGTGCGATCGACATGGGTGGCGCGGTCGGGCTGGAAGATGGTGAGATTTTCCGCGCCCTTCGCGGTTTCCGCCAGCGCGAGGCGCAGGTCGCGGTTGGGGACCATCGTCCCCATGACTCCACCGTCGGCATCCGGCACGAAATCGAGCGCGCCCGGCTCCAGCCCGTCGCTGACCCAGATGCGGTCGATGGGGCAGCCCTTGCCCTCCAGATGATCGGCGACACCGATGGCGGACAGCATGGCGTAGCTGGTCGAGCTGATCGCCGAGACACGGCCGTCGAAGCCCGGCGCGGTCTGCGTCAGGGGTTCGGCCGGGTCGATGACGGCGGTGCGCACGCCGTGGCGCGAAAGGGCGATACCAAGGGTGAGGCCGACGAGACCCGCGCCCAATATGACGACGTCGAAGCGTTCCATGGACACCCATGTAGGCGGGCGGGGGGCGGTTGGGAAGTTGCCCAATGAGACAGCGATGTAGACAGCTAAACGCATGATGCGGCAAAGAACGATAGTTAGCTAACTATCTTTTCGAACGAGAGCGGTGGCGGGGTTCACGCCTTGCTTACCAATTTCCGATACGGAAGAGGGCATGAGCGCCGCCGATCCCTGTCCTCCGTCCGCCGTCAGCCATGGCGTCGGCATAGCCGGGCTGGCAGGTCTTGCCGTCTGGACGCTGGTGGCGCGGCATTATGGCATGGACGGGCCGCATGCGGGCTTTGCCGCGGTGGTCGCCTGTGGGCTGCCGATGGTGCTGTGGTCGCTCCTGATCGACAGGGTGCATCGGCGCGGGTCGACCGGGATCGACTGGGACGCTTCGGCAAGGCCGTGGCGGGAGGCTGCGGACACGGCGCTGGTCAAGATCGCGGGATTGTGGGCGACATGGCTCGCCATAGCGATCTTCTACTGCATCGCGCGCTGGTACTGGAACGGCAATTACCGCTTCGCGATGGATCTGTTCACCAGCGCCGCGCCATGGCTGCTGGTGGCGTCCATCCCCTATATTCTCTGGATCGACCGGCGGCTGGCGGACCCGAAGGACGCTTCCTATCATTTCGGCCAATGGGTGATCGGCGGAGCGGCGGGGCAGCCGGACATGGCGCAGGTGGCGCATCATGTGCGGGCGTGGGCGGTCAAGGGCTTCTTCCTCGCCTTCATGGTTTCCATCGTGCCCGGCAATTTCGCAAGCGTGGTCGACTGGCGGATCGAGGAGGCGCTGGCGAACCCGGTCGCGCTGGCGGGATTCCTGATCGCTGTCATGTTCATGATCGACGTGTGCATGGCGACGGTCGGTTACATCCTGACCTTCCGGCCGCTCGATTCGCATATCCGCACCGCCAACCCTTATCTGGAAGGCTGGATCGCGGCGCTGATCTGCTATCCGCCCTTCGTGTTGATGGGGGGCGGCGGGCCGCTCGACTATCATGCGGGCGGGCAGGAATGGGACGCATGGGTGCAGGGGATGCCCGCGCTGCAATGGCTGCTGGGCGGATGGCTGGTGCTGCTGACGGCGATCTACGCCTGGGCGACGGTGGCGTTCGGCCTGCGCTTTTCCAACCTCACCCATCGCGGCATTTTGACGCATGGGCCGTATCGGTGGAGCCGCCACCCGGCTTATCTGTCAAAGAACCTGTTCTGGTGGTTTTCCTCGCTGCCGTTCCTGAGCGCGAGCGGATCGCTGGCGGATATCGTGCGCAACTGCGCGCTGCTGGCGATCACCAACGCCATCTATTACTGGCGCGCGCGGACGGAGGAGAAGCATCTGTCCGCCGATCCGGACTATCGCGCCTATTGGGACTGGATGGCACGTAACGGGGCGGTGCCGCGTCTGTTCGCGCGGATCAGCAGCACGCGACCGCCCACGGCGGTCACGCAACCGGCGGAATAGTCAGAAGCTCTCTTCCGCATAGACGCGGCCGACATCCCCCTGCCATTCGCCATGATAGCGTTCGAGCAGGCGTTCGGCGTTGGTTTTGCCCGATGCCACGACTTCGTCGAGGAAGCCGAGATAGCCCGTCTCATTATCGCCCGAGCCGTTGAGGCGGGCGCGGGCGGCAAGCCCTGAACGGGCGATGTCGAGCACCTGTCCGGCAATGTCGCGCAGCTTTCGACCGCCGCCAATGGGCGCGTCGAGGCCGAGCTTCGGCACGGAATCGCGCAAGACCTGCCGCTCTTCCATGCTCCAGTCCTTGACCACGTCCCAAGCCGCATCGAGCGCGCCCTGGTCGTAGAGCAGCCCGACCCAGAGCGCCGGGAGCGCGCAGATGCGGTTCCACGGGCCGCCGTCCGCGCCGCGCATTTCGAGGAAACTCTTCATCCGCACTTCGGGGAAGGCGGTGGAGAGGTGGTCCTCCCAGTCCTTTTCCGTGGGCTTCTCGCCCGGAAGGACGGAGAGTCTGCCGTCGAGGAAGTCGCGGAAGGAAAGGCCCGCCGCGTCGATATATCTGCCGTCGCGGTAGACGAAATACATCGGCACATCGAGCGCATAGTCGGCATAGCGTTCATAGCCGAAGCCGTCCTCGAACACGAAGGGCAGCATGCCCGTGCGGTGCGGGTCGGTGTCCGACCAGATGTGGCTGCGATAGGAAAGGAAGCCGTTGGGCTTGCCTTCGGTGAAGGGGGAATTGGCGAAAAGCGCGGTCGCCAGCGGCTGAAGCGCGAGGGAGACGCGGAACTTCTGCGCCATGTCGGCTTCGCTGCCATAGTCGAGATTGGTCTGGATGGTGCAGGTCCGCAGCATCATGTCGAGGCCGAGCGACCCGACGCGCGGCATGTGGCGCAGCATGATGTCGTAGCGGCCCTTGGGCATGATGGGGAGGTCGGCGCGCGTCTTGTCGGGCCACATGCCAAGGCCGAGGAAGCCAAGGCCCAGCATGTCGCCGACATATTTGACCTGTTCCAGATGGCGGCCGGTTTCGGCGCAGGTCTGGTGCAGATTGTCGAGCGGCGCGCCCGACAGTTCGAGCTGGCCTGCCGGTTCGAGGCTGATCGTGCCGTCGCTGCCAGACAGGGCGATGATATTCTCGCCCTCGAACACCGGATTCCAGCCATAGCGGGTGAGGCCGATCAGCAGCGTGTGGATGCCGCCCTTTTCCTCATAGGCGGGGGCGTGGTGATCCTTGCGGCTGTAGACGAATTTCTCATGCTCGGTGCCGATGCGCCAGCGGTCCCTGGGCTTTTCGCCTTTGGCGAAGGCGGCGATCAACTGGTCGCGGCTTTCGATGACGGGATCGTCCCCACCCGAGTCGGTTCTGGTGCTCATTCCCCGCCCTTAATCCTTCCCCTCGGCGCGTCAAACAGGATGCGCGGCGCACAGATAGGTTGCTCCGCTCCTCTGCGCAATAACATAGCGAAATGAAACTAATTCCAGTCGCCGTTGATCGCCATCCATGCGGCGGTCGCGGCGATGGCGGCGGTTTCGGCGCGCAGGATGCGGGGGCCGAGCGAGACCGGCACCGCGCCGGATGTCGCGCGGATCGCGTCGCGCTCCGCCGGGTCGAAGCCGCCCTCCGGCCCCACGAGGAAAGCGGCGGGGCCGGGATGGGCGCGCAGCGTCGCTTCCAGCGGCGCGCCGCCCGTTTCGTCGGCGAAGAAGAGATGGCGGCCGGGCTGCCAGTCGCGCAGCAGCGTGTCGAGCTTCGTCATTTCGGCCAGTTCTGGCAGGGCAGTGCGGCCGCATTGTTCCGCCGCCTCGACCAGATGGGCATGGAGCCGGTCGAAATTGAGCCTGTCCACCACTGCGCGGCGAGTGAGTACCGGCTGGAGCCGCGCGACGCCCAGTTCGCACGCCTTTTCGGCGATCAGGTCGATGCGGCCCTTCCTGATCGGGGCGCAGCAGAGCCAGAAGTCGGGGACATGTTCGGGCGGTTTCGTCTGCGCCACGCATTCGAGCACGAGATCGCGCTTGCGGATGTCGCGCGCCCGCGCCGCCCATTCGCCCGAGCGTCCGTCGAACAGGAGGACGATGTCGTCGGGCTTCACGCGCATGACGCTGATGAGATAATGGGCCGGGTTGCCGTCCACGGGCACGACGACGCCGTCGCCAAGCAGCGTTTCGACATGCAGGCGCGGCGCGCTCTGTGGCGGCCAGGCGGGGGTGGCGGTCATTTCCTTGTCTTTCGTCCGACGATGCTTGCCCGGAGGCGGGACAAGTCTTTAGAGAAACGGGGGGCTTCGACAAGCTCAGCCCGAACGGAGTGCAGCGTTGAGCGGAACCATCGTCCCTGACAGCGAAGCGCGCGGCCTGCTGGCGCGGCTGCCGGAGACGCCGCGCATCCTGGCGCAGCTCGCGCGGTTCGACCGGCCGATCGGCTGGTGGCTGCTGTTCTGGCCGGGGGCGTGGGCTGTGGCCCTTTCGGGCGGCGGTTTCGCGCGCTGGCCGCTGATCGGCTGGCTGCTGCTGGGCAGCATCGCGATGCGGGGCGCGGGATGCGTGTTCAACGACATCGTCGACCGCGACATCGACCGGAAGGTGGCGCGCACCGCCGTGCGTCCGCTGGCGAGCGGGGCGATGGGGGTCGGGACAGCGTGGGTGTGGCTGGTGGCGCTGTGTCTGGTCGGGCTGGTCGTGCTGCTGCAACTGCGGCTGTATGCGCAGGTCGTGGCGCTGGGCAGTCTGGCGCTGGTGGCAGCCTACCCGTTCATGAAGCGGATCACGGGATGGCCGCAGGTCTGGCTCGGCCTCGTTTTCTCCTGGGCGGCGCTGGTGGGGTGGAGCGAAGTCGCGGGCGGGCTGAGCCTGCCGGGATTGCTGCTCTATGCCGGAACGATTTTCTGGGTTGTGGGCTATGACACCATCTACGCGCTTCAGGATCGGGAGGACGATGCGCTGATCGGGATCGGTTCGAGTGCGCTGTCGATGGGGCGGCATGTGCGCGGCGGCGTGGCCATGTGCTACGCGCTGGCGCTCATGCTGTGGGCGGCGGCGGTGTGGCAGGTGCGGGGGCAGGCGCTGGCGCTTGTCGCGCTGCTGCCGATGGCGGCGCATCTGCTGTGGCAGGTCGCAACGCTGAAGGAGGATGGCGTCGATCCGCTGACCAAGTTCCGGTCCAACCGATTCGCCGGATTGCTGATGTTCCTCGCCTGCCTGACCGTGGGAAGCGCGGCATGAGCCTGACGCCCGGCGTCGACTGCTGGCGGATCGAGCGCGCGGGCAAGGCCAGCGTCATTATCGACGCGGACAATTATTTCCGCCACGCCCGCGCCGCGATGATGAAGGCGAAGCGCCGGATCATGCTGATCGGATGGGATTTCGACGCGGCGATCGGCCTCATCCGCGAGGATGAGGCGGAGGATGGCGCGCCGGTGGTGATCGGCGACTTCATCACCTGGCTGGTCGACCGCACGCCCGATCTGGAGATATTCCTGCTGCGCTGGGACGTGGGCGCGATGAAGTCGATGGTGCGGCCGACGAACCTCTTCACCACGCTCAAATGGATGGCGCATCCGCGCGTCACGGTGAAGCTGGACAGCCATCATCC is part of the Sphingobium amiense genome and encodes:
- the ubiA gene encoding 4-hydroxybenzoate octaprenyltransferase, with product MSGTIVPDSEARGLLARLPETPRILAQLARFDRPIGWWLLFWPGAWAVALSGGGFARWPLIGWLLLGSIAMRGAGCVFNDIVDRDIDRKVARTAVRPLASGAMGVGTAWVWLVALCLVGLVVLLQLRLYAQVVALGSLALVAAYPFMKRITGWPQVWLGLVFSWAALVGWSEVAGGLSLPGLLLYAGTIFWVVGYDTIYALQDREDDALIGIGSSALSMGRHVRGGVAMCYALALMLWAAAVWQVRGQALALVALLPMAAHLLWQVATLKEDGVDPLTKFRSNRFAGLLMFLACLTVGSAA
- a CDS encoding NAD-dependent epimerase/dehydratase family protein codes for the protein MPITYSCGPKDGPVLVTGATGYVAGWVVKMLLDAGITVHATVRDPLDVRKVGHLQAMADAAPGTIRLFKADLLEPGSHRDAMQGCRIVMHTASPFLAPSRISDPQRDVVDPALKGTRDILETANRVASVERIVVTGSIIAIADPQSTRDNARTEADWNESATLETGAYALSKVLAEREAWKIAAEQNRWKLVVINPGFVVGPGVSASQTSASFDYFRALVDGTYKDGVPSFDVGTVDVRDVADAHMRAAFISEAEGRHIVFNEILSLNEKVRILKAELGEEKYSFPPDTPWDPQVRHMKLDNSKSKTALGMTYRSLEPALVGMFQQAVEYER
- a CDS encoding glutamate--cysteine ligase, which produces MSTRTDSGGDDPVIESRDQLIAAFAKGEKPRDRWRIGTEHEKFVYSRKDHHAPAYEEKGGIHTLLIGLTRYGWNPVFEGENIIALSGSDGTISLEPAGQLELSGAPLDNLHQTCAETGRHLEQVKYVGDMLGLGFLGLGMWPDKTRADLPIMPKGRYDIMLRHMPRVGSLGLDMMLRTCTIQTNLDYGSEADMAQKFRVSLALQPLATALFANSPFTEGKPNGFLSYRSHIWSDTDPHRTGMLPFVFEDGFGYERYADYALDVPMYFVYRDGRYIDAAGLSFRDFLDGRLSVLPGEKPTEKDWEDHLSTAFPEVRMKSFLEMRGADGGPWNRICALPALWVGLLYDQGALDAAWDVVKDWSMEERQVLRDSVPKLGLDAPIGGGRKLRDIAGQVLDIARSGLAARARLNGSGDNETGYLGFLDEVVASGKTNAERLLERYHGEWQGDVGRVYAEESF
- a CDS encoding UbiH/UbiF/VisC/COQ6 family ubiquinone biosynthesis hydroxylase; this encodes MERFDVVILGAGLVGLTLGIALSRHGVRTAVIDPAEPLTQTAPGFDGRVSAISSTSYAMLSAIGVADHLEGKGCPIDRIWVSDGLEPGALDFVPDADGGVMGTMVPNRDLRLALAETAKGAENLTIFQPDRATHVDRTADDVTLTLASGATLHCALLVAAEGRNSPTREAAGIRTTRWQYRHTAMVTAIDHEIPHANTAYEIFYVGGPFALLPMQPGTRSAVVWTVPTDRAPAMLKLSERAWLAEAQKRIGSFLGDIRLAGPRSSYPLGFHHAARITDTRLALVGDSAHAIHPIAGQGLNLGFRDVAALVEVLVEGMRLGLDPGDAQLLARYQRWRGLDALTTSVAMDGLVRLFDVPGRLPSLIRRAGLAAVQRTAPLKNRFMAAARGQSGKLPKLLAGETV
- a CDS encoding TetR/AcrR family transcriptional regulator yields the protein MGGTKLKANTEGEDFRVRSAARKRERMRAKLLEATMAVCAERGPQAAIIEDVLNTAGVSRGTFYAHFDSLQKAIATLGHELADEAVHIFRTMYEHITDPVLHTAVGPQLVLTRAMMEPSWGKIIAQSEDFSKRSDFVAAIRGHLVEGRKRGDFRLVDVDAAVDLHIGALVRGAEQLQAKKRGRATYIREVSRMLLLAAGTSEQRALEAARWAEQDLKQRAPGTLSWWRSEQKRVASVAGEPSQ
- a CDS encoding MFS transporter, whose product is MTNVISSRFRPTATQGGPVGEPSATSSGIASEEANESLVRLLVQEWREGWRPGFAAILGCALGYTLWLVLSSFFVEALQKEFGWSRGDIAFANSAGIVTGFAAPLLGRIVDRLGAKTVVIAGLATSALCYILLALMNGSLTYYYAVYFLLTVAGMSTTGITYARIIVGTFTATRGTSLAMLRVGVALSHAVMPLLLFPVIARFGSAGGFFMFAAINGLIMLPVVLLCVPRNLSPVGPARELEAGDRPTRWQLLMRRPKIFVISLAAMLHTAPVMAIMTQLKPIGVSLGLEPAAAAGALSALGVAAIIGALVAGLFVDRVWAPAIAFLLCCLVPAGGCIMLATLGDGISGPSFYLAVILIGIGMGGESDVLSYMVARYFGVQDFATIAGIAALAVTVGIAAGAALIGRAYDVFGNYQVSLIAAAVSLTLAGAAYLMMGRYPKAGASGL
- a CDS encoding LLM class flavin-dependent oxidoreductase, with the translated sequence MCAKREAVLFFMPTYRGFHTAAWRAETDIEHSVEMDFSVVRRQVQLAERGKFHAAFFADGLVVGMGPADVSLDALSRTTAGSKWEPLTLLSALAACTKQIGLLGTASTSYSQPYNIARMFASLDHISGGRAGWNVVTSAHPKVGLNFGDEALMPHDERYALGEEYFDVVTGLWDSWEDDAFLRDKVSGRYFDPAKLHALNHRGKYLSSAGPLNIARPLQGHPVIAQAGSSAPGRAFAARHADVIYTMQAEIAQASAFYSDVKNQAAAAGRNPDHVKILPAVIFSVGHSMVHAEDKLAKLDALVDPVVGMELLGAVLKMDLTPFPLDGPLPEVPVDQSGSRTTQQYFVDIARRDKLTIRQLIQVMARVSSIAGTATSIADRIEEWMEAGAADGFNIQFANDEDSLPIFVEEVIPELQRRGLFHNEYRGKTLRENLGLPRPSNRFVSKADGASVMQLAPADN
- a CDS encoding methyltransferase family protein, with product MSAADPCPPSAVSHGVGIAGLAGLAVWTLVARHYGMDGPHAGFAAVVACGLPMVLWSLLIDRVHRRGSTGIDWDASARPWREAADTALVKIAGLWATWLAIAIFYCIARWYWNGNYRFAMDLFTSAAPWLLVASIPYILWIDRRLADPKDASYHFGQWVIGGAAGQPDMAQVAHHVRAWAVKGFFLAFMVSIVPGNFASVVDWRIEEALANPVALAGFLIAVMFMIDVCMATVGYILTFRPLDSHIRTANPYLEGWIAALICYPPFVLMGGGGPLDYHAGGQEWDAWVQGMPALQWLLGGWLVLLTAIYAWATVAFGLRFSNLTHRGILTHGPYRWSRHPAYLSKNLFWWFSSLPFLSASGSLADIVRNCALLAITNAIYYWRARTEEKHLSADPDYRAYWDWMARNGAVPRLFARISSTRPPTAVTQPAE
- a CDS encoding 16S rRNA (uracil(1498)-N(3))-methyltransferase, which codes for MTATPAWPPQSAPRLHVETLLGDGVVVPVDGNPAHYLISVMRVKPDDIVLLFDGRSGEWAARARDIRKRDLVLECVAQTKPPEHVPDFWLCCAPIRKGRIDLIAEKACELGVARLQPVLTRRAVVDRLNFDRLHAHLVEAAEQCGRTALPELAEMTKLDTLLRDWQPGRHLFFADETGGAPLEATLRAHPGPAAFLVGPEGGFDPAERDAIRATSGAVPVSLGPRILRAETAAIAATAAWMAINGDWN